The following proteins are encoded in a genomic region of Ctenopharyngodon idella isolate HZGC_01 chromosome 12, HZGC01, whole genome shotgun sequence:
- the adoa gene encoding 2-aminoethanethiol (cysteamine) dioxygenase a, translating to MPRNNKSSLIQKIASQAYVTFTNCSSSAIGDNKVFLEQQAELVTVLSDIRAADLKIAPPKKVSISSPQSSAVPPVTYMHICETDAFSMGVFLLKSGASIPLHDHPGMNGMLKVLYGKVNIRCYDRLDKAVGAESETERQFEPPLLPFQRDDVRRAVLRSSGQYSEQSGPCILTPLKDNLHEIDAVDGPAAFLDILAPPYDPDDGRDCHYYKVLQTAGKKSEQSGEDETWLLEIPQPDDFWCGGEPYPGPEVSV from the coding sequence ATGCCGAGGAACAACAAGTCGTCGCTGATCCAGAAGATAGCGAGCCAGGCTTATGTGACCTTCACAAATTGCTCTTCCTCTGCCATTGGGGACAATAAGGTGTTTTTAGAGCAGCAGGCAGAGTTGGTCACCGTGCTCTCCGACATCAGGGCTGCGGATCTGAAGATTGCGCCACCGAAGAAAGTCTCCATATCCTCCCCACAGTCCTCAGCAGTCCCTCCGGTCACATACATGCACATCTGTGAGACTGATGCATTCAGCATGGGAGTGTTTCTGCTGAAGTCTGGAGCTTCCATCCCTCTGCATGACCATCCTGGGATGAATGGCATGCTCAAGGTCCTATATGGCAAGGTCAATATAAGGTGTTATGACAGGTTGGATAAAGCTGTTGGTGCTGAGAGTGAAACTGAGAGGCAGTTTGAGCCACCGCTGTTGCCTTTCCAGAGGGATGATGTGAGGAGAGCCGTGCTGAGGTCTTCCGGACAGTATTCTGAGCAGAGCGGCCCTTGCATCTTGACTCCTCTCAAAGACAACCTTCATGAGATTGATGCAGTGGACGGACCAGCTGCGTTTCTTGATATACTGGCACCACCTTATGACCCTGACGACGGGAGAGATTGTCACTACTACAAAGTTTTACAAACTGCTGGCAAAAAGTCAGAGCAGAGCGGTGAAGATGAAACGTGGCTTTTAGAGATCCCCCAACCAGATGATTTCTGGTGCGGGGGTGAGCCTTACCCCGGTCCTGAAGTTTCTGTGTAG
- the egr2b gene encoding early growth response protein 2b: MMTAKTLEKAPVTLGGFVHPLAESIYSVDEIATSMPASVTIFPNGDLGGHYEQINPGDGLISGDMSTEKRSLDLSYSSSFAQPAGPRNQTFTYMGKFSIDSQYPGNWNPEGVINIVSAGILGMTQPSSASSSPASSVSPSHFSSTLSCTMAQNQADMEHIYSPPPPYSGCGEVYQDPSAFLSTSTCPISYPPPSYSSPKPNTDSGLFPIIPDYAGFFQPPCQRDMQSMPDRKPFSCPLDSFRVPPPLTPLNTIRNFTLGGPVSDGPRLPTAYSPQNLPLRPILRPRKYPNRPSKTPVHERPYPCPAEGCDRRFSRSDELTRHIRIHTGHKPFQCRICMRNFSRSDHLTTHIRTHTGEKPFACDFCGRKFARSDERKRHTKIHLRQKERKSSSSGVSSSERGVATGICSSGSSQ; this comes from the exons ATGATGACAGCTAAAACTTTGGAGAAAGCCCCCGTAACTCTTGGTGGCTTTGTGCACCCGCTTGCCGAAAGCATCTACTCGGTGGACGAGATTGCCACATCAATGCCAGCCTCTGTGACTATATTTCCAAACGGTGATTTAGGAGGACATTACGAGCAGATAAACCCTGGAG ATGGCTTGATTAGCGGGGATATGAGCACGGAGAAGCGCTCTCTCGACTTATCCTATTCCAGCAGCTTCGCGCAACCAGCTGGCCCTCGCAATCAAACTTTCACCTACATGGGAAAGTTTTCCATCGACTCCCAGTACCCAGGAAACTGGAACCCAGAAGGCGTGATCAACATCGTGAGCGCAGGGATCCTGGGCATGACCCAGCCATCCTCAGCATcctcttctcctgcatcctcaGTGTCCCCCAGCCACTTCTCCAGCACTCTCAGCTGCACCATGGCGCAGAACCAGGCAGACATGGAACACATCTACTCTCCCCCACCACCCTACTCTGGATGCGGAGAGGTGTATCAAGATCCATCCGCATTCCTCTCCACCTCCACCTGTCCGATCTCCTATCCTCCGCCATCCTACTCATCCCCAAAGCCAAACACAGACTCTGGGCTGTTCCCCATCATCCCGGACTACGCCGGCTTTTTCCAGCCCCCGTGCCAGAGGGACATGCAGTCGATGCCCGACCGCAAACCGTTCTCATGCCCGCTGGACTCTTTCAGAGTCCCGCCTCCTTTGACCCCACTGAACACTATCAGGAACTTCACACTGGGGGGACCGGTTTCTGATGGACCCCGGCTACCCACAGCCTACAGCCCGCAGAATTTGCCCCTCAGGCCCATCCTGCGCCCGAGGAAATACCCCAACAGACCCAGCAAGACGCCCGTGCACGAGCGTCCCTACCCCTGCCCGGCGGAGGGCTGCGACAGGCGCTTCTCCCGGTCCGACGAGCTCACCAGACACATCCGCATCCACACCGGCCACAAACCCTTCCAGTGTCGGATATGCATGAGGAACTTTAGTCGCAGTGACCACCTGACGACCCACATCCGCACGCACACCGGCGAGAAACCGTTCGCATGCGACTTTTGCGGAAGGAAGTTCGCGCGGAGCGACGAGAGAAAGAGACACACCAAAATCCACCTGCGACAGAAGGAGCGAAAATCATCCTCCTCTGGTGTGTCCAGCTCAGAGCGCGGCGTCGCCACGGGCATCTGCTCGTCCGGTTCAAGCCAGTAA